In Streptococcus pneumoniae, the sequence TCTTCTTTCCAGATCTTTTCATAGAGGTCTGTCTTGGAGAAAACTCGCTCTGGATTGCTAGCTAAAATCCACAGCAATTCAAATGATTTAACAGTTAAATCCAGCATTTCTTCTCCTATTTGAACTTCATGACTACTATGATTCATTTTTAGATTGCCAAGGGAAATCAGCTCTGTTTCGCCCCCACGATGAAGGCGGCGCAAAATATTGTGGACACGCAAAACCAGTTCACGTGGGCTAAAAGGCTTAGCAATAAAATCATCTGCTCCCAAGCTCAGGCCGTAAATCTTGTCCTGTTCACTGGTCTTAGCAGTAATAAATAGGAAAGGCTGCTCTGGTGATAAGTATTGAACCTCACTGATTAAATCATAACCATCCATCCGAGGCATCATGACATCTGTGATAATCAAATCAATCGGTTTTTTCTTGAACAGCTCTAGCGCTTCCAGTCCATCATGGGCTACCAAGACCTGATAACCTGCCTGAATTAAGTATCTCTGATGAATATCTGTGATTTCTACCTCGTCGTCAACGAGTAAAATTGTCTTTCCCATCTGTCTCTCCTTTGATAAAAACAGTGCTATACTGCTTTAAGTATAACACTATTTTTATTGTTTTACGATGATTTTAATCTGCTATTGAAAGAAAGTCCTGATTGCTGATTGAGTTGTTAAACTAATCTTAGTCAGCCCACTATCCATCATTTATTTCCTTAGCTGATTAGTTTTCTTCTTTTTTGTTTTTCAAACCTAGACCACCGAGTAAACCTGCAAGCGCAAGCCCAAGTAAACCAATACTTGCCATTGATGTTTGAGTCTCACCAGTATTTGGTAGCATAGCTTTATCCTCTGACATCATCGTATCAGACATCTTGTTAGCAGAAGCAGCCATGTTTTCACCTGCCATCGTGTTGGTAGAACTTGTCATGGTGTCAGCAGGCATGCTATCTGTAGTACCTGTAGCATGATTGTGATTCATCGGAGTCACGCCAGAACCAGAGTTAGAAGGTGATAATGAACCATTTGCTGTGTCTGATGTTTCTTTAACATTTATCTTAATAGTGACTTTTTTAGTTGCTACGATGTTGTCCAAGTCTGGTTTACCGTCTTTGTTACCATAGACATTGACTGTAGCGCTGTAAGTTTGAGTGCCGTTTGCTCGGAACTGGTCAATGAGCGCTTGTTTTTCTTTGCCAGCTACATTTCCGTCCAAGGCTACTTGATAGAAGTATTGACCTTTGGTCTTCACGTTTTCGCCTAGTGGAGATAGGGCTGGGTTTTTAGCGTCGCCGTTATCTGACCATGGTGCCTTGTCAGATGCCTTGAGCAAGAGACGAGTCAACATGCCATCACCTGCGAAGAGTTCGTATGGAATCACATGGTTGACACCTGCTGTGAATGGACCTTCACCCTTGGCTTTTTCTAGGTAGGCTGCTGGAACATCGATACTGTCTTTAACGTTGTCTGCAACGGCTTTTTGAACTGTTTCTTTAGAAATTAAACCGTTTATGTTAATAGTGACTTTTTTAGTTGCTACGATGTTGTCCAAGTCCGGTTTACCATCTTTGTTACCATAGACATTGACTGTAGCGCTGTAAGTTTGAGTACCATTTGCTCGGAACTGGTCAATGAGCGCTTGTTTTTCTTTGCCAGCTACATTTCCGTCCAAGGCTACTTGATAGAAGTATTGACCTTTGGTCTTCACGTTTTCGCCTAGTGGAGATAGGGCTGGGTTTTTAGCCTCACCGTTATCTGACCATGGTGCCTTGTCAGATGCCTTGAGCAAGAGACGAGTCAACATGCCATCACCTGCGAAGAGTTCGTATGGAATCACATGGTTGACACCTGCTGTGAATGGACCTTCACCCTTGGCTTTTTCTAGGTAGGCTGCTGGAACATCGATACTGTCTTTAACGTTGTCTGCAACGGCTTTTTGAACTGTTTCTTTAGAAATTAAACCGTTTATGTTAATAGTGACTTTTTTAGTTGCTACGATGTTGTCCAAGTCCGGTTTACCATCTTTGTTACCATAGACATTGACTGTAGCGCTGTAAGTTTGAGTACCATTTGCTCGGAACTGGTCAATGAGCGCTTGTTTTTCTTTGCCAGCTACATTTCCGTCCAAGGCTACTTGATAGAAGTATTGACCTTTGGTCTTCACGTTTTCACCTAGTGGAGATAGGGCTGGGTTTTTAGCCTCACCGTTATCTGACCATGGTGCCTTGTCAGATGCCTTGAGCAAGAGACGAGTCAACATGCCATCACCTGCGAAGAGTTCGTATGGAATCACATGGTTGACACCTGCTGTGAATGGACCTTCACCCTTGGCTTTTTCTAGGTAGGCTGCTGGAACATCGATACTGTCCTTAACGTTGTCTGCAACGGCTTTTTGAACTGTTTCTTTAGAAATTAAACCGTTTATGTTAATAGTGACTTTTTTAGTTGCTACGATGTTGTCCAAGTCTGGTTTACCGTCTTTGTTACCATAGACATTGACTGTAGCGCTGTAAGTTTGAGTACCATTTGCTCGGAACTGGTCAATGAGCGCTTGTTTTTCTTTGCCAGCTACATTTCCGTCCAAGGCTACTTGATAGAAGTATTGACCTTTGGTCTTCACGTTTTCACCTAGTGGAGATAGGGCTGGGTTTTTAGCGTCGCCGTTATCTGACCATGGTGCCTTGTCAGATGCCTTGAGCAAGAGACGAGTCAACATGCCATCACCTGCGAAGAGTTCGTATGGAATCACATGGTTGACACCTGCTGTGAATGGACCTTCACCCTTGGCTTTTTCTAGGTAGGCTGCTGGAACATCGATACTGTCCTTAACGTTGTCTGCAACGGCTTTTTGAACTGTTTCTTTAGAAATTAAACCGTTTATGTTAATAGTGACTTTTTTAGTTGCTACGATGTTGTCCAAGTCTGGTTTACCGTCTTTGTTACCATAGACATTGACT encodes:
- a CDS encoding response regulator transcription factor, with protein sequence MGKTILLVDDEVEITDIHQRYLIQAGYQVLVAHDGLEALELFKKKPIDLIITDVMMPRMDGYDLISEVQYLSPEQPFLFITAKTSEQDKIYGLSLGADDFIAKPFSPRELVLRVHNILRRLHRGGETELISLGNLKMNHSSHEVQIGEEMLDLTVKSFELLWILASNPERVFSKTDLYEKIWKEDYVDDTNTLNVHIHALRQELAKYSSDQTPTIKTVWGLGYKIEKPRGQT
- the pavB gene encoding fibronectin-binding SSURE repeat adhesin PavB produces the protein MKFNPNQRYTRWSIRRLSVGVASVVVASGFFVLVGQPSSVRADVVNPTPGQVLPEETSGTKEGDLSEKPGDTVLTQAKPEGVTGNTNSLPTPTERTEVSEETNSSSLDTLFEKDEEAQKNPELTDVLKETVDTADVDGTQASPAETTPEQVKGGVKENTKDSIDVPAAYLEKAEGKGPFTAGVNQVIPYELFAGDGMLTRLLLKASDNAPWSDNGTAKNPALPPLEGLTKGKYFYEVDLNGNTVGKQGQALIDQLRANGTQTYKATVKVYGNKDGKADLTNLVATKSVDININGLVAKETVEKAVKDNVKDSIDVPAAYLEKAKGEGPFTAGVNHVIPYELFAGDGMLTRLLLKASDKAPWSDNGDAKNPALSPLGENVKTKGQYFYQVALDGNVAGKEKQALIDQFRANGTQTYSATVNVYGNKDGKPDLDNIVATKKVTININGLISKETVQKAVADNVKDSIDVPAAYLEKAKGEGPFTAGVNHVIPYELFAGDGMLTRLLLKASDKAPWSDNGDAKNPALSPLGENVKTKGQYFYQVALDGNVAGKEKQALIDQFRANGTQTYSATVNVYGNKDGKPDLDNIVATKKVTININGLISKETVQKAVADNVKDSIDVPAAYLEKAKGEGPFTAGVNHVIPYELFAGDGMLTRLLLKASDKAPWSDNGEAKNPALSPLGENVKTKGQYFYQVALDGNVAGKEKQALIDQFRANGTQTYSATVNVYGNKDGKPDLDNIVATKKVTININGLISKETVQKAVADNVKDSIDVPAAYLEKAKGEGPFTAGVNHVIPYELFAGDGMLTRLLLKASDKAPWSDNGEAKNPALSPLGENVKTKGQYFYQVALDGNVAGKEKQALIDQFRANGTQTYSATVNVYGNKDGKPDLDNIVATKKVTININGLISKETVQKAVADNVKDSIDVPAAYLEKAKGEGPFTAGVNHVIPYELFAGDGMLTRLLLKASDKAPWSDNGDAKNPALSPLGENVKTKGQYFYQVALDGNVAGKEKQALIDQFRANGTQTYSATVNVYGNKDGKPDLDNIVATKKVTIKINVKETSDTANGSLSPSNSGSGVTPMNHNHATGTTDSMPADTMTSSTNTMAGENMAASANKMSDTMMSEDKAMLPNTGETQTSMASIGLLGLALAGLLGGLGLKNKKEEN